In the Oryzias latipes chromosome 9, ASM223467v1 genome, one interval contains:
- the slc28a3 gene encoding solute carrier family 28 member 3 isoform X3 → MVFVFYMNFNSMLLLQWSWRTLLSGIGLQFIFGLLTLRTEFGLQALTWVGNKVEMFLSFTDVGSQFVFGDNYTDHFFVFRVMPILVFLSSVISILYYVGFMSWLICKIGFVMQVTMGTSPTESMAAAGNIFLGLTDSPLLIRPYISELTVSEIHAVMTGGFASISGTILGAYISLGVDATHLLTASLMSAPASLAIAKTFWPERNKTVLISIKDLKLINGENKNLLEAASQGASRTVRLVGSIITNIIAFLALLAFLDCILSWLGGLFDYPQLSFSLICSYVFMPLSFMMGVSWDDSFLVAELIGLKTFLNEFVAYQRLSEFIKRREAGGPEYVNNIKQYISVHSEMIATYALCGFSNIASLGMSIGALTAMAPNKRSDISRVGLRALIAGSVACFMTACIAGMLYIPDCPLLLNTEFNNTNVTSRAEILQCCTQLYSSVTLYEPWNVTAGGGFTQSSLRGCCALAPPEHFNCSLAQ, encoded by the exons atggtttttgttttttatatgaattttaatTCAATGTTGTTGTTGCAGTGGTCGTGGCGAACTTTGCTCAGTGGGATTGGACTACAGTTTATCTTTGGTCTGCTTACCCTTAGGACTGAGTTTGGTTTACAAGCATTAACTTGGGTTGGAAACAAAGTAGAG ATGTTTTTGTCATTCACAGATGTTGGATCACAATTTGTCTTTGGTGACAATTACACAGACCACTTTTTTGTCTTCAGG gtgatGCCCATATTGGTTTTTCTGAGCTCTGTCATTTCCATCCTTTACTATGTTGGCTTCATGTCTTGGCTGATTTGCAAg ATTGGATTTGTGATGCAGGTTACCATGGGAACGTCTCCAACAGAGTCAATGGCCGCAGCTGGAAACATATTTCTGGGGCTG ACGGACTCGCCTCTCCTGATTCGCCCGTATATCAGTGAACTGACTGTCTCAGAGATTCATGCTGTGATGACTGGAGGCTTTGCCAGCATCTCCGGCACCATTTTGGGAGCTTATATCTCATTGGGG gtTGATGCAACACATTTGTTGACCGCATCTCTCATGTCTGCTCCAGCCTCTTTGGCTATTGCCAAGACATTCTGGCCTGAAAGAAACAAGACTGTTTTGATTTCTATCAAGGACCTCAAACTCATTAATGG AGAGAACAAAAACTTGTTAGAAGCAGCGTCTCAAGGTGCATCTCGTACTGTTCGTTTGGTAGGGAGCATCATAACAAACATCATTGCCTTCCTGGCACTGCTGGCCTTTTTAGACTGCATCCTTTCCTGGCTGGGTGGGTTGTTCGATTATCCTCAGCTCAGCTTCTCG CTCATCTGCTCCTATGTGTTCATGCCCTTGTCCTTCATGATGGGTGTTTCCTGGGATGACAGCTTCCTTGTTGCTGAACTGATTGGGTTAAAGACATTCCTCAACGAGTTTGTGGCTTATCAGAGGCTGTCAGAGTTCATAAAGAGGAGGGAGGCAGGCGGGCCGGAATACGTGAATAACATTAAGCAGTATATCTCT gTTCACTCAGAAATGATTGCAACCTACGCTTTGTGTGGATTTTCGAATATTGCTTCCCTTGGGATGTCTATCGGGGCACTGA CTGCAATGGCTCCAAACAAGAGATCTGACATCTCCAGGGTTGGACTAAGAGCTCTGATTGCAGGCAGTGTTGCTTGCTTCATGACAGCCTGTATTGCAG GTATGTTATACATCCCTGATTGTCCACTTTTACTGAACACAGAGTTCAACAACACCAATGTAACCAGTCGTGCAGAAATCCTTCAATGCTGTACTCAACTTTATAGCAG CGTGACGTTGTATGAGCCATGGAACGTGACGGCTGGGGGAGGATTCACCCAGAGCAGCCTGCGGGGTTGCTGCGCACTCGCACCCCCAGAACATTTCAACTGCAGTCTGGCACAGTGA
- the slc28a3 gene encoding solute carrier family 28 member 3 isoform X1: MITIIKEYRAIDVIVINYIFALGFVAMVTAACIVKFHRAVGLLVISLVTIFFLVWDWMMERYGDQVWEVLAPVKNILKRNWVWFRWILYVLLLAAVVCWLVLDTAQRGTRQLLSFGGLLFLVFSMMVFSKHPFKWSWRTLLSGIGLQFIFGLLTLRTEFGLQALTWVGNKVEMFLSFTDVGSQFVFGDNYTDHFFVFRVMPILVFLSSVISILYYVGFMSWLICKIGFVMQVTMGTSPTESMAAAGNIFLGLTDSPLLIRPYISELTVSEIHAVMTGGFASISGTILGAYISLGVDATHLLTASLMSAPASLAIAKTFWPERNKTVLISIKDLKLINGENKNLLEAASQGASRTVRLVGSIITNIIAFLALLAFLDCILSWLGGLFDYPQLSFSLICSYVFMPLSFMMGVSWDDSFLVAELIGLKTFLNEFVAYQRLSEFIKRREAGGPEYVNNIKQYISVHSEMIATYALCGFSNIASLGMSIGALTAMAPNKRSDISRVGLRALIAGSVACFMTACIAGMLYIPDCPLLLNTEFNNTNVTSRAEILQCCTQLYSSVTLYEPWNVTAGGGFTQSSLRGCCALAPPEHFNCSLAQ, from the exons ATGATCACTATTATAAAGGAATATAGGGCTATAGATGTAATAGTTATTAATTACATATTTGCTTTAGGCTTTGTTGCCATGGTTACTGCAGCATGTATTGTGAAGTTTCATCGTGCTGTGGGGCTGCTGGTCATCTCCTTGGTAACCATATTCTTCCTGGTTTGGGATTGGATGATGGAGCGGTATGGCGACCAGGTGTGGGAGGTTCTTGCTCCAGTCAAAAACATTCTCAAAAGAAATTGGGTTTGGTTCAGATG GATCCTGTATGTGTTGCTTCTGGCAGCTGTGGTTTGTTGGCTCGTCCTTGACACGGCCCAGCGGGGCACCAGACAGTTGTTGTCCTTTGGTGGTTTGCTGTTTCTTGTCTTTTCAATGATGGTTTTCTCCAAACACCCATTCAAG TGGTCGTGGCGAACTTTGCTCAGTGGGATTGGACTACAGTTTATCTTTGGTCTGCTTACCCTTAGGACTGAGTTTGGTTTACAAGCATTAACTTGGGTTGGAAACAAAGTAGAG ATGTTTTTGTCATTCACAGATGTTGGATCACAATTTGTCTTTGGTGACAATTACACAGACCACTTTTTTGTCTTCAGG gtgatGCCCATATTGGTTTTTCTGAGCTCTGTCATTTCCATCCTTTACTATGTTGGCTTCATGTCTTGGCTGATTTGCAAg ATTGGATTTGTGATGCAGGTTACCATGGGAACGTCTCCAACAGAGTCAATGGCCGCAGCTGGAAACATATTTCTGGGGCTG ACGGACTCGCCTCTCCTGATTCGCCCGTATATCAGTGAACTGACTGTCTCAGAGATTCATGCTGTGATGACTGGAGGCTTTGCCAGCATCTCCGGCACCATTTTGGGAGCTTATATCTCATTGGGG gtTGATGCAACACATTTGTTGACCGCATCTCTCATGTCTGCTCCAGCCTCTTTGGCTATTGCCAAGACATTCTGGCCTGAAAGAAACAAGACTGTTTTGATTTCTATCAAGGACCTCAAACTCATTAATGG AGAGAACAAAAACTTGTTAGAAGCAGCGTCTCAAGGTGCATCTCGTACTGTTCGTTTGGTAGGGAGCATCATAACAAACATCATTGCCTTCCTGGCACTGCTGGCCTTTTTAGACTGCATCCTTTCCTGGCTGGGTGGGTTGTTCGATTATCCTCAGCTCAGCTTCTCG CTCATCTGCTCCTATGTGTTCATGCCCTTGTCCTTCATGATGGGTGTTTCCTGGGATGACAGCTTCCTTGTTGCTGAACTGATTGGGTTAAAGACATTCCTCAACGAGTTTGTGGCTTATCAGAGGCTGTCAGAGTTCATAAAGAGGAGGGAGGCAGGCGGGCCGGAATACGTGAATAACATTAAGCAGTATATCTCT gTTCACTCAGAAATGATTGCAACCTACGCTTTGTGTGGATTTTCGAATATTGCTTCCCTTGGGATGTCTATCGGGGCACTGA CTGCAATGGCTCCAAACAAGAGATCTGACATCTCCAGGGTTGGACTAAGAGCTCTGATTGCAGGCAGTGTTGCTTGCTTCATGACAGCCTGTATTGCAG GTATGTTATACATCCCTGATTGTCCACTTTTACTGAACACAGAGTTCAACAACACCAATGTAACCAGTCGTGCAGAAATCCTTCAATGCTGTACTCAACTTTATAGCAG CGTGACGTTGTATGAGCCATGGAACGTGACGGCTGGGGGAGGATTCACCCAGAGCAGCCTGCGGGGTTGCTGCGCACTCGCACCCCCAGAACATTTCAACTGCAGTCTGGCACAGTGA
- the slc28a3 gene encoding solute carrier family 28 member 3 isoform X2: MITIIKEYRAIDVIVINYIFALGFVAMVTAACIVKFHRAVGLLVISLVTIFFLVWDWMMERYGDQVWEVLAPVKNILKRNWVWFRWILYVLLLAAVVCWLVLDTAQRGTRQLLSFGGLLFLVFSMMVFSKHPFKWSWRTLLSGIGLQFIFGLLTLRTEFGLQALTWVGNKVEMFLSFTDVGSQFVFGDNYTDHFFVFRVMPILVFLSSVISILYYVGFMSWLICKIGFVMQVTMGTSPTESMAAAGNIFLGLTDSPLLIRPYISELTVSEIHAVMTGGFASISGTILGAYISLGVDATHLLTASLMSAPASLAIAKTFWPERNKTVLISIKDLKLINGENKNLLEAASQGASRTVRLVGSIITNIIAFLALLAFLDCILSWLGGLFDYPQLSFSLICSYVFMPLSFMMGVSWDDSFLVAELIGLKTFLNEFVAYQRLSEFIKRREAGGPEYVNNIKQYISVHSEMIATYALCGFSNIASLGMSIGALTAMAPNKRSDISRVGLRALIAGSVACFMTACIAA, encoded by the exons ATGATCACTATTATAAAGGAATATAGGGCTATAGATGTAATAGTTATTAATTACATATTTGCTTTAGGCTTTGTTGCCATGGTTACTGCAGCATGTATTGTGAAGTTTCATCGTGCTGTGGGGCTGCTGGTCATCTCCTTGGTAACCATATTCTTCCTGGTTTGGGATTGGATGATGGAGCGGTATGGCGACCAGGTGTGGGAGGTTCTTGCTCCAGTCAAAAACATTCTCAAAAGAAATTGGGTTTGGTTCAGATG GATCCTGTATGTGTTGCTTCTGGCAGCTGTGGTTTGTTGGCTCGTCCTTGACACGGCCCAGCGGGGCACCAGACAGTTGTTGTCCTTTGGTGGTTTGCTGTTTCTTGTCTTTTCAATGATGGTTTTCTCCAAACACCCATTCAAG TGGTCGTGGCGAACTTTGCTCAGTGGGATTGGACTACAGTTTATCTTTGGTCTGCTTACCCTTAGGACTGAGTTTGGTTTACAAGCATTAACTTGGGTTGGAAACAAAGTAGAG ATGTTTTTGTCATTCACAGATGTTGGATCACAATTTGTCTTTGGTGACAATTACACAGACCACTTTTTTGTCTTCAGG gtgatGCCCATATTGGTTTTTCTGAGCTCTGTCATTTCCATCCTTTACTATGTTGGCTTCATGTCTTGGCTGATTTGCAAg ATTGGATTTGTGATGCAGGTTACCATGGGAACGTCTCCAACAGAGTCAATGGCCGCAGCTGGAAACATATTTCTGGGGCTG ACGGACTCGCCTCTCCTGATTCGCCCGTATATCAGTGAACTGACTGTCTCAGAGATTCATGCTGTGATGACTGGAGGCTTTGCCAGCATCTCCGGCACCATTTTGGGAGCTTATATCTCATTGGGG gtTGATGCAACACATTTGTTGACCGCATCTCTCATGTCTGCTCCAGCCTCTTTGGCTATTGCCAAGACATTCTGGCCTGAAAGAAACAAGACTGTTTTGATTTCTATCAAGGACCTCAAACTCATTAATGG AGAGAACAAAAACTTGTTAGAAGCAGCGTCTCAAGGTGCATCTCGTACTGTTCGTTTGGTAGGGAGCATCATAACAAACATCATTGCCTTCCTGGCACTGCTGGCCTTTTTAGACTGCATCCTTTCCTGGCTGGGTGGGTTGTTCGATTATCCTCAGCTCAGCTTCTCG CTCATCTGCTCCTATGTGTTCATGCCCTTGTCCTTCATGATGGGTGTTTCCTGGGATGACAGCTTCCTTGTTGCTGAACTGATTGGGTTAAAGACATTCCTCAACGAGTTTGTGGCTTATCAGAGGCTGTCAGAGTTCATAAAGAGGAGGGAGGCAGGCGGGCCGGAATACGTGAATAACATTAAGCAGTATATCTCT gTTCACTCAGAAATGATTGCAACCTACGCTTTGTGTGGATTTTCGAATATTGCTTCCCTTGGGATGTCTATCGGGGCACTGA CTGCAATGGCTCCAAACAAGAGATCTGACATCTCCAGGGTTGGACTAAGAGCTCTGATTGCAGGCAGTGTTGCTTGCTTCATGACAGCCTGTATTGCAG CGTGA